The following proteins are co-located in the Pomacea canaliculata isolate SZHN2017 linkage group LG8, ASM307304v1, whole genome shotgun sequence genome:
- the LOC112570578 gene encoding heterogeneous nuclear ribonucleoprotein U-like isoform X2, translating into MSDIDPDKLKVTELRDELKARGLDTKGVKAVLVERLKQALSDEHGGGGEERPEREEATEESQEDDAAAEEEEESQEATAGDGGDTGAQDEEEEEEEYQVVEAEEEGGEEEEKTVEEKGDEEQVDEEPEAKEEGMAQEAEENGEGDAGVEEGTAGEGEGEGEEEMEMPDELGEEFRTIDETSQDEDGQDERGSKRKRSRSRSRDRHRGRRSRSRERHRSPPARKIEMDDSSWESLTSFQLDRYNCDLNLRIQDDGLKACPLTVEGFAFMWAGARSMYGVRSGKVAYEAKLLENLNVDHLPKDETNPHVLRVGWSVDDTSLQLGEEPLSYGYGGTGKASTDCKFTDFGQTFTAGDIITAYLDMDSDPVTMSYSKNGEDLGVCFEVEKEKLEDKALFPHLLTKNTEFECNFGQREEPFFPLKEGYIFINSVAEEERVRGSCPPAQKEDCEIIMMVGLPGAGKTYWAEKHAGANKEKRYFVLGTNNIIDKMKVMGLPRKKNYSGRWDVLIDKATKCLNRMIEIAARKKRNYILDQTNVYASARRRKMQPFEGFQRKAVVVVPTDEEFKVRVEKREKEEGKEIPEKAVLEMKANFSLPEVGQLFDSVEFSEAEHVTPEDAEKLVEKYKKEARDQLPPPEKRFRDSRYSDRGRRDFREFRPRGGYRGGFDRDRYGARGGFREDRRGGFSSRPYPDRRGGYAPRGASFDSRSWGRNDNRRFDDRRSYGSGSSGGGGGGGGSGGGGYRSGSGYQGQRSSGGYYGGGGSSGGGGGGGGSGGYKGWGSQGSWGHQGSWGSGQGQFSGSSGYRNYGSSWNQGGGSWGGQPSYWSGGGSSGSGYGSGGGGSSGYNSGWGGGYK; encoded by the exons GAGGAGGTGAAGAGAGGCCTGAACGAGAGGAAGCTACAGAGGAATCACAGGaagatgatgctgctgctgaagaggaggaagagtcCCAGGAAGCTACTGCAGGAGATGGTGGGGATACTGGAGCTcaggatgaggaggaagaggaagaagag TACCAAGTAGTGGAAGCTGAGGAAGAGGgtggagaggaggaagaaaagacagTTGAGGAAAAGGGTGATGAGGAACAAGTAGATGAAGAGCCCGAAGCCAAAGAAGAAGGGATGGCACAGGAAGCAGAAGAGAATGGTGAAGGGGATGCTGGTGTGGAAGAGGGCACTGCTGGtgaaggagagggagagggggaagaAGAGATGGAAATGCCAGATGAGCTTGGAGAAGAGTTTAGAACAATTGATGAGACTTCACAAGATGAAGATGGACAAG ATGAAAGAGGATCCAAGAGAAAAAGATCACGATCTCGTTCTAGGGATAGGCATCGAGGTCGCAGGTCCCGCTCTAGAGAAAGACA TCGTAGTCCACCAGCACGAAAAATAGAAATGGATGACAGCAGTTGGGAATCGTTAACTTCATTTCAGCTGGACAGAT ataaCTGTGACCTGAATTTAAGAATTCAAGATGATGGTCTCAAGGCTTGCCCTTTGACAGTAGAAGGTTTTGCATTTATGTGGGCTGGTGCTCGATCCATGTATGGTGTAAGGTCCGGCAAAGTGGCTTATGAAGCAAAG CTTTTGGAGAATCTCAATGTTGATCACCTGCCGAAGGACGAAACAAACCCTCATGTTTTACGTGTTGGGTGGTCTGTGGACGACACCAGTTTGCAGCTTG GTGAAGAACCACTGTCTTATGGTTATGGAGGTACAGGCAAAGCTTCCACTGACTGTAAATTTACTGACTTCGGCCAGACTTTTACTGCTGGGGACATCATCACAGCTTACTTG GACATGGACAGTGATCCGGTGACAATGTCTTACTCCAAAAATGGTGAAGACCTTGGTGTATGCTTTGAAGTGGAGAAAGAGAAGCTGGAGGATAAGGCACTGTTTCCACATTTGCTTACCAAGAACACAGAGTTCGAGTGCAACTTTGGGCAGAGg GAGGAGCCATTCTTCCCACTGAAAGAGGGATATATATTCATAAACTCAGTTGCTGAAGAAGAACGAGTACGTGGATCATGTCCACCTGCCCAGAAAGAAGATTGCGAG ATCATCATGATGGTGGGTCTTCCTGGGGCAGGCAAGACTTATTGGGCAGAGAAGCATGCTGGTGCCAATAAGGAGAAGAGGTACTTTGTGCTGGGCACAAACAACATTATCGACAAGATGAAG gtcatgGGACTGCCTagaaagaaaaactacagcggCCGCTGGGATGTGTTGATTGATAAAGCCACCAAGTGCCTCAATCGAATGATTGAGATTGCTGCCCGCAAAAAACGAAACTACATCCTTGACCAG ACAAATGTCTATGCATCAGCTCGACGACGTAAAATGCAGCCTTTCGAAGGTTTTCAACGCAAGGCGGTGGTGGTTGTACCCACCGACGAGGAGTTCAAAGTCCGGgttgagaaaagagagaaggaagaaggaaaagagattCCCGAAAAAGCTGTACTTGAGATGAAAG CTAACTTCAGTCTGCCAGAGGTGGGACAGCTTTTTGACAGTGTGGAGTTCTCAGAAGCCGAACATGTAACGCCAGAAGATGCTGAGAAATTGGTCGAGAAGTACAAAAAAGAGGCTCGTGACCAATTGCCCCCACCTGAAAAACGATTCCGAGACAGTCGCTACTCTG ATCGTGGGCGTCGAGACTTTAGAGAGTTCCGTCCAAGAGGAGGCTACCGTGGTGGTTTTGACAGGGATCGTTACGGTGCACGAGGGGGTTTTCGTGAAGATCGTAGAGGAGGATTCAGTAGTCGACCATACCCAGATCGTAGAG GTGGCTATGCTCCTCGAGGGGCGTCATTTGACAGCCGAAGTTGGGGACGCAATGACAACCGCAGATTTGATGATCGTCGTTCATATGGCAGTGgaagtagtggtggtggtggtggtggtggtggtagtggtggcggCGGGTATCGGTCTGGCAGTGGATATCAG GGCCAGCGCAGTAGTGGTGGTTACTATGGTGGAGGAGGAAGcagtggtggtggcggcggtggtggtggcagtggcGGCTACAAGGGCTGGGGAAGCCAGGGGTCATGGGGACACCAAGGCAGCTGGGGAAGTGGTCAGGGCCAGTTCAGTGGATCATCCGGCTACAGG AACTATGGCAGCAGCTGGAATcaaggtggaggcagctggGGTGGGCAGCCCAGCTACTGGAGTGGTGGAGGTAGCAGCGGCAGTGGATACGGCAGTGGTGGAGGTGGCAGCAGTGGTTACAACTCTGGTTGGGGTGGTGGCTATAAGTAA
- the LOC112570578 gene encoding heterogeneous nuclear ribonucleoprotein U-like isoform X1 has product MSDIDPDKLKVTELRDELKARGLDTKGVKAVLVERLKQALSDEHGGGGEERPEREEATEESQEDDAAAEEEEESQEATAGDGGDTGAQDEEEEEEEYQVVEAEEEGGEEEEKTVEEKGDEEQVDEEPEAKEEGMAQEAEENGEGDAGVEEGTAGEGEGEGEEEMEMPDELGEEFRTIDETSQDEDGQDERGSKRKRSRSRSRDRHRGRRSRSRERHRSPPARKIEMDDSSWESLTSFQLDRYNCDLNLRIQDDGLKACPLTVEGFAFMWAGARSMYGVRSGKVAYEAKLLENLNVDHLPKDETNPHVLRVGWSVDDTSLQLGEEPLSYGYGGTGKASTDCKFTDFGQTFTAGDIITAYLDMDSDPVTMSYSKNGEDLGVCFEVEKEKLEDKALFPHLLTKNTEFECNFGQREEPFFPLKEGYIFINSVAEEERVRGSCPPAQKEDCEIIMMVGLPGAGKTYWAEKHAGANKEKRYFVLGTNNIIDKMKVMGLPRKKNYSGRWDVLIDKATKCLNRMIEIAARKKRNYILDQTNVYASARRRKMQPFEGFQRKAVVVVPTDEEFKVRVEKREKEEGKEIPEKAVLEMKANFSLPEVGQLFDSVEFSEAEHVTPEDAEKLVEKYKKEARDQLPPPEKRFRDSRYSGESSIAVVDRGRRDFREFRPRGGYRGGFDRDRYGARGGFREDRRGGFSSRPYPDRRGGYAPRGASFDSRSWGRNDNRRFDDRRSYGSGSSGGGGGGGGSGGGGYRSGSGYQGQRSSGGYYGGGGSSGGGGGGGGSGGYKGWGSQGSWGHQGSWGSGQGQFSGSSGYRNYGSSWNQGGGSWGGQPSYWSGGGSSGSGYGSGGGGSSGYNSGWGGGYK; this is encoded by the exons GAGGAGGTGAAGAGAGGCCTGAACGAGAGGAAGCTACAGAGGAATCACAGGaagatgatgctgctgctgaagaggaggaagagtcCCAGGAAGCTACTGCAGGAGATGGTGGGGATACTGGAGCTcaggatgaggaggaagaggaagaagag TACCAAGTAGTGGAAGCTGAGGAAGAGGgtggagaggaggaagaaaagacagTTGAGGAAAAGGGTGATGAGGAACAAGTAGATGAAGAGCCCGAAGCCAAAGAAGAAGGGATGGCACAGGAAGCAGAAGAGAATGGTGAAGGGGATGCTGGTGTGGAAGAGGGCACTGCTGGtgaaggagagggagagggggaagaAGAGATGGAAATGCCAGATGAGCTTGGAGAAGAGTTTAGAACAATTGATGAGACTTCACAAGATGAAGATGGACAAG ATGAAAGAGGATCCAAGAGAAAAAGATCACGATCTCGTTCTAGGGATAGGCATCGAGGTCGCAGGTCCCGCTCTAGAGAAAGACA TCGTAGTCCACCAGCACGAAAAATAGAAATGGATGACAGCAGTTGGGAATCGTTAACTTCATTTCAGCTGGACAGAT ataaCTGTGACCTGAATTTAAGAATTCAAGATGATGGTCTCAAGGCTTGCCCTTTGACAGTAGAAGGTTTTGCATTTATGTGGGCTGGTGCTCGATCCATGTATGGTGTAAGGTCCGGCAAAGTGGCTTATGAAGCAAAG CTTTTGGAGAATCTCAATGTTGATCACCTGCCGAAGGACGAAACAAACCCTCATGTTTTACGTGTTGGGTGGTCTGTGGACGACACCAGTTTGCAGCTTG GTGAAGAACCACTGTCTTATGGTTATGGAGGTACAGGCAAAGCTTCCACTGACTGTAAATTTACTGACTTCGGCCAGACTTTTACTGCTGGGGACATCATCACAGCTTACTTG GACATGGACAGTGATCCGGTGACAATGTCTTACTCCAAAAATGGTGAAGACCTTGGTGTATGCTTTGAAGTGGAGAAAGAGAAGCTGGAGGATAAGGCACTGTTTCCACATTTGCTTACCAAGAACACAGAGTTCGAGTGCAACTTTGGGCAGAGg GAGGAGCCATTCTTCCCACTGAAAGAGGGATATATATTCATAAACTCAGTTGCTGAAGAAGAACGAGTACGTGGATCATGTCCACCTGCCCAGAAAGAAGATTGCGAG ATCATCATGATGGTGGGTCTTCCTGGGGCAGGCAAGACTTATTGGGCAGAGAAGCATGCTGGTGCCAATAAGGAGAAGAGGTACTTTGTGCTGGGCACAAACAACATTATCGACAAGATGAAG gtcatgGGACTGCCTagaaagaaaaactacagcggCCGCTGGGATGTGTTGATTGATAAAGCCACCAAGTGCCTCAATCGAATGATTGAGATTGCTGCCCGCAAAAAACGAAACTACATCCTTGACCAG ACAAATGTCTATGCATCAGCTCGACGACGTAAAATGCAGCCTTTCGAAGGTTTTCAACGCAAGGCGGTGGTGGTTGTACCCACCGACGAGGAGTTCAAAGTCCGGgttgagaaaagagagaaggaagaaggaaaagagattCCCGAAAAAGCTGTACTTGAGATGAAAG CTAACTTCAGTCTGCCAGAGGTGGGACAGCTTTTTGACAGTGTGGAGTTCTCAGAAGCCGAACATGTAACGCCAGAAGATGCTGAGAAATTGGTCGAGAAGTACAAAAAAGAGGCTCGTGACCAATTGCCCCCACCTGAAAAACGATTCCGAGACAGTCGCTACTCTGGTGAGAGCTCCATTGCAGTCGTTG ATCGTGGGCGTCGAGACTTTAGAGAGTTCCGTCCAAGAGGAGGCTACCGTGGTGGTTTTGACAGGGATCGTTACGGTGCACGAGGGGGTTTTCGTGAAGATCGTAGAGGAGGATTCAGTAGTCGACCATACCCAGATCGTAGAG GTGGCTATGCTCCTCGAGGGGCGTCATTTGACAGCCGAAGTTGGGGACGCAATGACAACCGCAGATTTGATGATCGTCGTTCATATGGCAGTGgaagtagtggtggtggtggtggtggtggtggtagtggtggcggCGGGTATCGGTCTGGCAGTGGATATCAG GGCCAGCGCAGTAGTGGTGGTTACTATGGTGGAGGAGGAAGcagtggtggtggcggcggtggtggtggcagtggcGGCTACAAGGGCTGGGGAAGCCAGGGGTCATGGGGACACCAAGGCAGCTGGGGAAGTGGTCAGGGCCAGTTCAGTGGATCATCCGGCTACAGG AACTATGGCAGCAGCTGGAATcaaggtggaggcagctggGGTGGGCAGCCCAGCTACTGGAGTGGTGGAGGTAGCAGCGGCAGTGGATACGGCAGTGGTGGAGGTGGCAGCAGTGGTTACAACTCTGGTTGGGGTGGTGGCTATAAGTAA